CACCGTCCGCGCCCACGGCGACACCGACATCGACGCGCACCACACGGTGGAGGACACCGCGATCGTCCTCGGCCAGGCGATCCGCCAGGCTCTCGGCGACAAGGCCGGGATCTCCCGGTACGGCGACGCCATGGTGCCGCTGGATGAGGCGCTCGCCCGCGCGGTCGTCGACATCAGCGGGCGACCCTACCTCGTGCACGGCGGCGAGCCGGCAGGGTTCGAGTTCCACTTGATCGGCGGCCACTTCACCGGTTCGCTGGTCCGGCACACCTTCGAAGCGCTCGCCGTCCACGGTGGACTCACCGTCCACGTCGAGGTGCTGAGCGGCCGTGACCCCCACCACATCGCCGAGGCGGAGTACAAGGCGTTCGCCCGGGCGTTCCGGGCGGCCAAGGCGTGGGACGCCCTGGTCGACGGCGTTCCCAGCACCAAGGGAGCTCTGTGAGCGACCGTCCGCTCGTCGCCGTCCTCGACTACGGATCGGGCAACGTCCACAGCGCCGTCAAGGCCCTCGTCGAAGCCGGTGCCGATGCCCGCCTGACCGCCGACCCGGGACTGGTGCGCGATGCCGATGGACTCGTGGTGCCGGGTGTCGGCGCCTACCGGGCCGTGATGGAGGCGCTTCGGGCCCGACGTGGAGACGAGCTCATCGAACGTCGGCTCGCGGGGGGCCTTCCCGTCCTCGGCATCTGCGTGGGCATGCAGGTCCTCTTCGAGTGGGGGCGTGAGCGCGGCGTCGACACCGCGGGGCTCGGCGAGTGGCCCGGCGAGGTGACGCAGCTCGACGCGCCGGTTCTTCCGCACATCGGGTGGAACACCGTCACTCCCGATCCGCAGAGCCGGTTGTTCGCCGGGCTCGCTGACGAGCGCTTCTACTTCGTGCACTCGTTCGCCGCGAAAACCTGGGAGCTCGAGGTCCATGATCCCTTCCCCCAGCCGGCGCTGACGTGGACGACCTACGGCGAGCCTTTCCTGGCCGCCGTCGAGAACGGGCCGCTGTCGGCCACGCAGTTCCACCCCGAGAAGTCGGGGGAGGCCGGCATCCGGCTGCTTTCCAATTGGATCACGGGCCTTCGCAGGGCTACCCTCTGAAACCGTGCCTTCGCGCGGCGATCGTCCGCGCCCCACGACCCCTCAGGGAGCCATGAACGATTTTGCGTCCACGCCCGCTTTGACCCTTCTTCCCGCCGTCGATGTGGCGGGCGGCAAAGCGGTGCGACTGACCCAGGGTGAGGCCGGCAGCGAGACCAATTACGGCGACCCCGTGGAGGCGGCGCTCGACTGGGCCCGCCAGGGGGCCGAGTGGATCCACCTCGTCGACCTCGACGCCGCTTTCGGGCGCGGCAGCAACGCCGCGGTGCTGCGGAAGGTCATCAAGCAGGTCCGTGGTGTGCAGGTCGAGGTCTCCGGCGGCATTCGCGACGATGCCTCGCTCGAGGCCGCGCTCGAATCCGGTGCCGCCCGGGTGAACCTCGGGACGGCAGCCCTGGAGAACCCCGAGTGGGCGGCCGACGTGATCGGGCGCTATGGCGACCTCGTCGCGGTCGGGCTCGACGTCCGCGGCACGACCCTCGCCGCGCGCGGGTGGACGCGCGACGGAGGCGACCTGTGGACGGTGCTGACGCGCCTCGAGAGCGCGGGCTGCAGCCGCTACGTCGTCACCGACGTCACCAAGGACGGGACCCTCCGCGGTCCGAACCTCGAACTGCTGCGCGAGATGACGGCGCGCACCCCGAAGCCGGTCGTGGCGTCGGGAGGAGTCTCGAGCCTCGATGACATCGCCGCCCTCCGCGAGCTGGTGCCCCTCGGCGTCGAAGGTGCGATCGTCGGGAAGGCGCTGTACGCCGGGGCCTTCACCCTGGGTGAGGCTCTGGATGTCGCCGGACACTGATCCTTCGCACGATCACGCCCACGCCGACTCGGCGGGGGTGCCCTGGGAGGGTCGCGCCTTCCAACCCAACCCGCACGCCGGCGACGACGGCCGTGCGGACCCGCAGCTGCTGGCGGCCCTCGAGGCGTTCGGGCGGGGCGAAGGTGATGAGCGGACGGTCGTCGACGCCTACCGGTCCGCGCGACTTCTCATTCCGCTTATCGCGGAGAAGGGCGACGAGGGG
The Microbacterium sp. SLBN-154 DNA segment above includes these coding regions:
- the hisB gene encoding imidazoleglycerol-phosphate dehydratase HisB, which produces MTRPARTASLRRATSESTVELELDLDGTGRSSIQTTVPFFDHMLTAFAKHSLTDLTVRAHGDTDIDAHHTVEDTAIVLGQAIRQALGDKAGISRYGDAMVPLDEALARAVVDISGRPYLVHGGEPAGFEFHLIGGHFTGSLVRHTFEALAVHGGLTVHVEVLSGRDPHHIAEAEYKAFARAFRAAKAWDALVDGVPSTKGAL
- the hisH gene encoding imidazole glycerol phosphate synthase subunit HisH, with the translated sequence MSDRPLVAVLDYGSGNVHSAVKALVEAGADARLTADPGLVRDADGLVVPGVGAYRAVMEALRARRGDELIERRLAGGLPVLGICVGMQVLFEWGRERGVDTAGLGEWPGEVTQLDAPVLPHIGWNTVTPDPQSRLFAGLADERFYFVHSFAAKTWELEVHDPFPQPALTWTTYGEPFLAAVENGPLSATQFHPEKSGEAGIRLLSNWITGLRRATL
- the priA gene encoding bifunctional 1-(5-phosphoribosyl)-5-((5-phosphoribosylamino)methylideneamino)imidazole-4-carboxamide isomerase/phosphoribosylanthranilate isomerase PriA; this encodes MNDFASTPALTLLPAVDVAGGKAVRLTQGEAGSETNYGDPVEAALDWARQGAEWIHLVDLDAAFGRGSNAAVLRKVIKQVRGVQVEVSGGIRDDASLEAALESGAARVNLGTAALENPEWAADVIGRYGDLVAVGLDVRGTTLAARGWTRDGGDLWTVLTRLESAGCSRYVVTDVTKDGTLRGPNLELLREMTARTPKPVVASGGVSSLDDIAALRELVPLGVEGAIVGKALYAGAFTLGEALDVAGH